The following proteins are co-located in the Theropithecus gelada isolate Dixy chromosome 19, Tgel_1.0, whole genome shotgun sequence genome:
- the KLK15 gene encoding kallikrein-15 isoform X2, with protein MWLLLTLSFLLASSAQDGDKLLEGDECTPHSQPWQVALYERGRFNCGASLISPHWVLSAAHCQTRFMRVRLGEHNLRKRDGPEQLRTASRVIPHPRYEARSHRHDIMLLRLVQPARLTPQVRPVVLPTRCPHPGEACVVSGWGLVSHIEPGTTRSPQSQVSLPDTLHCANISIISDTSCDKSYPGRLTNTMVCAGAEGRGAESCEGDSGGPLVCGGVLQGIVSWGDVPCDNTTKPGVYTKVCHYLKWIRETMKRN; from the exons ATGTGGCTTCTCctcactctctccttcctgctggcATCCTCAG CCCAGGATGGTGACAAGTTGCTGGAAGGTGACGAGTGTACACCCCACTCCCAGCCATGGCAAGTGGCCCTCTACGAGCGTGGACGCTTTAACTGTGGCGCTTCCCTCATCTCCCCACACTGGGTGCTGTCTGCGGCCCACTGCCAAACCCG CTTCATGAGAGTGCGCCTGGGGGAGCACAACCTGCGCAAGCGCGATGGCCCAGAGCAACTACGGACCGCGTCTCGGGTCATCCCACACCCGCGCTACGAAGCGCGCAGCCACCGCCACGACATCATGTTGCTGCGTCTAGTCCAGCCCGCACGCCTGACCCCCCAGGTGCGCCCCGTGGTGCTACCCACGCGTTGCCCCCACCCGGGGGAGGCCTGTGTGGTGTCTGGCTGGGGCCTGGTGTCCCACATCGAGCCTGGGACCACCCGGAGCCCCCAGTCACAAG TGAGTCTCCCAGATACGTTGCATTGTGCCAACATCAGCATTATCTCGGACACGTCTTGTGACAAGAGCTACCCAGGGCGCCTGACGAACACCATGGTGTGTGCAGGCGCGGAGGGCAGAGGCGCAGAATCCTGTGAG GGTGACTCCGGGGGACCCCTGGTCTGTGGAGGCGTCCTGCAGGGCATTGTGTCCTGGGGTGATGTCCCTTGTGACAACACCACCAAGCCTGGTGTCTATACCAAAGTCTGCCACTACTTGAAGTGGATCAGGGAAACCATGAAGAGGAACTGA
- the KLK15 gene encoding kallikrein-15 isoform X1, whose product MWLLLTLSFLLASSAAQDGDKLLEGDECTPHSQPWQVALYERGRFNCGASLISPHWVLSAAHCQTRFMRVRLGEHNLRKRDGPEQLRTASRVIPHPRYEARSHRHDIMLLRLVQPARLTPQVRPVVLPTRCPHPGEACVVSGWGLVSHIEPGTTRSPQSQVSLPDTLHCANISIISDTSCDKSYPGRLTNTMVCAGAEGRGAESCEGDSGGPLVCGGVLQGIVSWGDVPCDNTTKPGVYTKVCHYLKWIRETMKRN is encoded by the exons ATGTGGCTTCTCctcactctctccttcctgctggcATCCTCAG CAGCCCAGGATGGTGACAAGTTGCTGGAAGGTGACGAGTGTACACCCCACTCCCAGCCATGGCAAGTGGCCCTCTACGAGCGTGGACGCTTTAACTGTGGCGCTTCCCTCATCTCCCCACACTGGGTGCTGTCTGCGGCCCACTGCCAAACCCG CTTCATGAGAGTGCGCCTGGGGGAGCACAACCTGCGCAAGCGCGATGGCCCAGAGCAACTACGGACCGCGTCTCGGGTCATCCCACACCCGCGCTACGAAGCGCGCAGCCACCGCCACGACATCATGTTGCTGCGTCTAGTCCAGCCCGCACGCCTGACCCCCCAGGTGCGCCCCGTGGTGCTACCCACGCGTTGCCCCCACCCGGGGGAGGCCTGTGTGGTGTCTGGCTGGGGCCTGGTGTCCCACATCGAGCCTGGGACCACCCGGAGCCCCCAGTCACAAG TGAGTCTCCCAGATACGTTGCATTGTGCCAACATCAGCATTATCTCGGACACGTCTTGTGACAAGAGCTACCCAGGGCGCCTGACGAACACCATGGTGTGTGCAGGCGCGGAGGGCAGAGGCGCAGAATCCTGTGAG GGTGACTCCGGGGGACCCCTGGTCTGTGGAGGCGTCCTGCAGGGCATTGTGTCCTGGGGTGATGTCCCTTGTGACAACACCACCAAGCCTGGTGTCTATACCAAAGTCTGCCACTACTTGAAGTGGATCAGGGAAACCATGAAGAGGAACTGA
- the KLK15 gene encoding kallikrein-15 isoform X3 codes for MWLLLTLSFLLASSAQDGDKLLEGDECTPHSQPWQVALYERGRFNCGASLISPHWVLSAAHCQTRFMRVRLGEHNLRKRDGPEQLRTASRVIPHPRYEARSHRHDIMLLRLVQPARLTPQVRPVVLPTRCPHPGEACVVSGWGLVSHIEPGTTRSPQSQG; via the exons ATGTGGCTTCTCctcactctctccttcctgctggcATCCTCAG CCCAGGATGGTGACAAGTTGCTGGAAGGTGACGAGTGTACACCCCACTCCCAGCCATGGCAAGTGGCCCTCTACGAGCGTGGACGCTTTAACTGTGGCGCTTCCCTCATCTCCCCACACTGGGTGCTGTCTGCGGCCCACTGCCAAACCCG CTTCATGAGAGTGCGCCTGGGGGAGCACAACCTGCGCAAGCGCGATGGCCCAGAGCAACTACGGACCGCGTCTCGGGTCATCCCACACCCGCGCTACGAAGCGCGCAGCCACCGCCACGACATCATGTTGCTGCGTCTAGTCCAGCCCGCACGCCTGACCCCCCAGGTGCGCCCCGTGGTGCTACCCACGCGTTGCCCCCACCCGGGGGAGGCCTGTGTGGTGTCTGGCTGGGGCCTGGTGTCCCACATCGAGCCTGGGACCACCCGGAGCCCCCAGTCACAAG GGTGA